The following proteins are encoded in a genomic region of Spirosoma sp. SC4-14:
- a CDS encoding thioredoxin family protein has translation MKLLLITLFSFFVATTANWQLNFEQAKHEASQSHKLILLNFSGSDWCGPCIKLKKDIFGSDVFQAFANEHLILVRADFPRLSKNQLDAKQTAHNEALAEKYNQQGKFPLTVLLDANGKVLKEWDGYPQSLTPSSFVESIQALAASSK, from the coding sequence ATGAAACTCCTGCTTATTACCTTATTTTCTTTCTTTGTTGCCACCACTGCTAACTGGCAACTCAATTTTGAACAGGCGAAACATGAAGCCAGCCAAAGTCATAAATTGATTCTGTTGAATTTTTCAGGATCAGACTGGTGCGGTCCCTGCATCAAGCTCAAAAAAGATATTTTTGGCTCGGATGTGTTTCAGGCGTTTGCCAATGAACATTTAATTCTGGTGCGGGCCGATTTTCCACGCTTGTCGAAAAACCAGTTAGATGCCAAACAAACAGCTCACAACGAAGCACTGGCCGAAAAATATAACCAGCAGGGTAAATTTCCACTGACGGTGCTGCTCGATGCCAATGGTAAGGTCCTGAAAGAATGGGACGGCTATCCGCAATCGCTAACGCCTTCGTCGTTCGTTGAGTCGATACAGGCCCTGGCGGCTTCATCAAAATGA
- a CDS encoding DUF4266 domain-containing protein, with amino-acid sequence MTIQITPTSALCGSILLIAATSCVSVKEYQKSRINDAEMELSARKSEKFEQNFYLYREGAAGANGGKSGGGCGCN; translated from the coding sequence ATGACCATTCAAATCACACCTACATCTGCCCTTTGTGGCAGTATTCTGCTCATTGCCGCTACCTCCTGTGTGTCGGTAAAGGAGTACCAGAAAAGCCGCATCAACGACGCCGAAATGGAGTTATCGGCGCGAAAATCCGAAAAATTCGAACAAAACTTCTATCTCTATCGCGAGGGAGCTGCCGGTGCAAATGGTGGCAAAAGTGGTGGTGGATGTGGCTGCAACTAA
- a CDS encoding FAD:protein FMN transferase — MKPESRIHQRVQRLMGNRFEISVVSNDADWAQARIDEAIAEIQRIEALLTTFNEQSQTNQINANAGIRPVRVDAEVFALIQRSLRLSELTQGAFDITYGSIDKRFWNFDTTMTTLPDPKTARRMVRLINYRNVELNPLACTVYLKEKGMRIGFGGIGKGYAAEQARRLLRERGVESGIVNAAGDLTSWGSQPNGTPWTIGIADPDSQLFSGNRQAFSYLTISDIAVATSGTYEKYALINGKRYSHTIDPKTGYPVSGIKSVTIIAPNAELADALATPVMVMGVRVGLDMINQMKNIACIIIDEANQVYTSHNISVKSPALA, encoded by the coding sequence ATGAAACCAGAAAGCCGTATCCACCAACGCGTTCAGCGGCTGATGGGCAATCGCTTCGAAATTAGTGTCGTTAGCAACGATGCCGACTGGGCTCAGGCCCGAATCGATGAAGCTATTGCCGAAATCCAGCGGATCGAAGCGTTGTTGACAACCTTTAATGAACAAAGTCAGACAAACCAGATCAATGCCAATGCCGGTATCCGACCTGTTCGGGTCGATGCCGAAGTGTTTGCGCTGATTCAGCGGTCGCTACGCCTTTCAGAATTGACCCAGGGTGCCTTCGATATTACGTACGGATCGATTGACAAGCGGTTCTGGAATTTCGATACAACCATGACGACGCTGCCCGACCCGAAAACGGCCCGGCGAATGGTTCGGCTGATTAACTACCGGAATGTGGAACTGAATCCGTTGGCGTGTACCGTTTATCTGAAAGAAAAAGGAATGCGGATTGGTTTTGGCGGCATTGGTAAAGGATATGCCGCCGAACAGGCCCGGCGGCTCCTGCGCGAACGCGGTGTTGAAAGTGGTATTGTGAATGCGGCTGGCGACCTGACAAGCTGGGGTTCTCAACCCAACGGAACGCCCTGGACTATTGGCATTGCCGATCCGGATTCGCAGCTTTTTTCGGGAAACCGACAGGCCTTTTCGTACCTCACCATCAGCGATATAGCCGTGGCTACATCTGGCACTTACGAAAAATATGCACTCATCAACGGCAAACGCTATTCGCACACTATCGATCCCAAAACAGGCTACCCGGTATCGGGCATAAAGAGCGTTACGATTATTGCACCAAATGCCGAACTGGCCGATGCGCTGGCTACACCAGTTATGGTTATGGGCGTTCGGGTTGGACTGGATATGATCAATCAGATGAAGAATATAGCCTGTATCATTATCGACGAGGCCAATCAGGTCTATACCTCCCACAATATCAGCGTAAAATCACCGGCTTTAGCCTAA
- a CDS encoding gliding motility-associated C-terminal domain-containing protein, which produces MRQSINVRLLLIGLLLVPTLMANGAHQVGGQLEMQAIGDTPGRYRIIVTNYFEAGPRADAQTGGQLAIYRKRDNALMLSFAANVTGQRKPLIFTNAYCAELRQLNFILVTYGAEVQLNLANYTDSQGYYISYQSGYRNGGINNIKDPAFTGFTYYLEFPALLQNGQPIRFSSPHFPTINGEYICLGEPFSSPFNAVDPDGDELRYSMVTPLNQGAEHQLVAPGPYPGVDWLPGFGPYNAIPGYPALSIDAKTGVLSVTANRVGLFVFGVKVEKYRNGKKLGEVRRDFQFLVVDCAPTAIPPPAVQIQNQASGTRAITLCQGGSVILQTTDNPDQNYQWQQNGSNIATATQASLRVHESGDYSVVVSSKNACLKPGTSQPVTVRIATLNPALKRSGTLCSTSGSVQLKATADSAIHYQWYANGLLLPNETTNSLKVDREGQYWAVATQTPLGCTFTTDTASISRMPVIPATIRSMNGMNKLCSDDSLLLESSPALSYSWERDSQRIQAANSEQYWATTAGSYVVSTVDSNGCPQISDAFVIEQIPAITVLFDSISPVCDSSITVIPLSGSPPGGEFSGTGVVGTDFYPEQAGTGNHQLTYSVRAAPECAGTVATQTIAVGVGPTVNLPDSILIPKGSSFRLNPSVGNDAISFLWSPATYLDNPTIANPSVLSVNNDIAYTLRVSSRAGCHTDATVHVLVIDQIWVPDAFTPNGDGMNDVLVLPGIRVFPKAVITIFNRWGEVVYRSQPGYTDPFDGTQHGRPLPAGLYTYHLTTGTDLPPINGTIMLLRK; this is translated from the coding sequence ATGCGTCAATCTATTAATGTCCGGCTCTTACTTATCGGCCTGCTGCTCGTACCCACACTGATGGCCAATGGCGCTCATCAGGTAGGAGGTCAATTAGAAATGCAGGCAATCGGTGATACCCCAGGTCGTTACCGAATCATTGTCACCAATTATTTTGAAGCCGGTCCACGGGCCGATGCCCAAACAGGAGGTCAGTTGGCTATTTATCGTAAACGCGACAATGCGCTCATGCTCAGTTTTGCGGCTAACGTAACGGGCCAGCGCAAACCCCTGATCTTTACAAATGCCTATTGTGCCGAGCTACGTCAGTTAAACTTTATTCTTGTCACCTACGGGGCTGAGGTACAGCTCAATCTGGCAAACTATACTGATTCACAAGGTTACTATATTTCCTACCAAAGTGGCTATCGCAATGGCGGCATAAACAATATCAAAGATCCTGCCTTTACGGGTTTTACCTATTACCTGGAGTTTCCGGCTTTACTACAAAACGGTCAGCCCATCCGCTTTTCGTCTCCGCACTTTCCTACCATCAATGGTGAATACATCTGCCTGGGCGAACCGTTTTCGTCGCCATTTAATGCAGTCGATCCCGACGGCGACGAGTTACGTTATTCCATGGTTACGCCCCTCAATCAGGGAGCAGAGCACCAGTTGGTTGCCCCTGGCCCCTATCCGGGCGTTGATTGGTTACCCGGTTTTGGACCCTACAATGCCATACCGGGTTACCCGGCGTTGTCGATCGATGCAAAAACGGGTGTGTTATCCGTAACCGCCAATCGGGTTGGACTATTTGTGTTTGGGGTAAAGGTCGAAAAATACCGCAATGGGAAAAAACTGGGCGAAGTAAGGCGCGATTTTCAGTTTCTGGTTGTCGACTGTGCCCCTACGGCCATCCCTCCCCCTGCTGTCCAGATCCAGAATCAGGCCAGTGGTACACGCGCGATAACACTATGCCAGGGCGGCTCAGTAATTCTCCAGACAACCGATAATCCAGACCAAAACTACCAGTGGCAACAGAACGGAAGTAACATTGCCACAGCTACCCAGGCGTCGTTGCGGGTACACGAATCGGGCGACTACAGTGTGGTGGTTTCGTCGAAAAACGCATGTCTGAAACCAGGCACATCTCAGCCCGTTACCGTTAGGATTGCCACTCTCAACCCCGCTTTAAAGCGTAGCGGCACACTATGCTCAACTAGCGGCTCGGTACAGCTAAAGGCAACCGCCGATTCGGCAATTCACTATCAATGGTATGCCAATGGGCTGCTATTACCCAATGAAACAACTAACTCACTGAAAGTCGACCGGGAGGGCCAGTACTGGGCCGTAGCTACACAAACGCCTTTAGGGTGTACGTTCACAACCGACACAGCCTCGATTAGCCGCATGCCAGTCATACCTGCCACAATACGATCCATGAATGGTATGAATAAGCTATGCTCTGATGACTCCCTGCTATTGGAAAGTAGCCCGGCACTGAGCTATAGCTGGGAGCGGGATAGCCAACGTATCCAGGCGGCCAACAGTGAACAGTATTGGGCTACAACTGCCGGAAGTTATGTGGTTAGTACGGTAGATAGCAACGGATGCCCTCAGATTTCAGACGCTTTTGTTATTGAACAGATCCCGGCAATTACTGTCCTTTTCGACTCAATTTCGCCCGTCTGCGATTCCTCCATAACGGTTATCCCATTGAGCGGTAGCCCGCCCGGTGGCGAGTTTTCGGGCACGGGCGTTGTCGGAACTGATTTTTATCCCGAACAGGCAGGCACGGGTAACCATCAATTAACCTATTCAGTCAGAGCGGCTCCCGAATGCGCCGGAACGGTGGCTACCCAAACCATAGCTGTGGGTGTGGGGCCAACTGTCAACTTGCCCGACAGTATTCTTATTCCTAAAGGCAGCAGCTTCAGGCTAAATCCATCGGTTGGCAACGATGCTATTTCTTTTCTATGGTCTCCTGCTACCTATCTCGATAATCCGACGATTGCCAACCCCTCAGTTCTGTCGGTCAACAACGACATTGCTTATACCCTGCGGGTATCGTCGCGAGCGGGATGCCATACCGATGCCACCGTTCATGTTCTGGTTATCGACCAGATTTGGGTTCCGGATGCCTTCACCCCCAATGGCGATGGCATGA
- a CDS encoding DUF3570 domain-containing protein — protein sequence MKKICLSVGLLLSLMKVGYAQTEQKPAYETRKLKVEEINLVSSYYQQDGNNSAVTGGVGSEKLTDLAQSFDLVLKGIDRKNRQHTLNFDFNIDHYTSASSDQIDPLTVSSASRSDTHIYPSISWSIHNDANRTTKGISLAYSTEYDYKSYGINLSFAKASADNNREVSLKAGAFFDTWKVILPAELRPDGYGSGAHGDTDPVDYKPRNSYNASLSVSQVINKRLQVLFVVEPAFQQGLLSTPFHRIYFKDGSETVERLPGSRLKLPVGFRLHYFAGDRVIVRAFYRYYIDDWGMQAHTINLEAPIKLTSFVSVSPFYRFSHQTAVKYFAAYGQHSLTERYYTSDYDISGFNSQFMGTGIRMAPPGGVLGIGHLQSVELRYGHYIRSAGTGMIANSITFLAKIK from the coding sequence ATGAAAAAGATTTGTCTTTCCGTGGGATTACTTTTGAGCCTGATGAAAGTAGGTTATGCCCAAACGGAGCAGAAACCAGCTTACGAAACCCGCAAACTGAAGGTTGAAGAAATCAATCTGGTATCGAGCTATTACCAGCAGGATGGCAACAATTCGGCCGTTACGGGAGGAGTTGGTTCTGAAAAACTTACCGACCTGGCGCAGTCATTCGATCTGGTGTTGAAAGGTATTGATCGTAAGAATCGGCAGCATACGCTGAATTTCGACTTCAATATCGATCATTACACATCGGCATCTTCCGATCAGATTGACCCGCTCACGGTTTCGTCGGCGTCGCGAAGCGATACGCATATTTATCCGTCTATCTCCTGGAGCATTCATAACGATGCCAATCGAACCACCAAAGGTATTTCGCTGGCCTATTCGACCGAATATGACTACAAATCGTATGGAATCAATCTGAGTTTTGCCAAAGCTTCGGCCGATAACAACCGGGAAGTAAGCCTGAAAGCAGGTGCCTTTTTCGACACCTGGAAGGTGATTCTCCCCGCCGAACTACGGCCCGACGGCTACGGCTCGGGTGCTCATGGCGACACCGATCCGGTCGACTATAAGCCCCGTAACTCGTATAATGCGAGCCTTTCGGTATCGCAGGTCATCAATAAACGATTGCAGGTTTTGTTTGTGGTTGAACCGGCTTTTCAGCAGGGACTGCTCAGCACACCCTTTCACCGAATCTATTTTAAAGATGGCTCGGAAACCGTTGAACGTTTGCCCGGCTCCCGACTGAAATTACCCGTTGGTTTCCGGCTCCACTACTTTGCCGGCGACCGGGTTATTGTGCGGGCTTTTTATCGGTATTATATCGACGACTGGGGTATGCAGGCCCATACAATCAATCTGGAGGCTCCAATCAAACTAACATCGTTCGTATCGGTTAGTCCTTTTTACCGGTTCAGCCATCAAACGGCAGTAAAGTACTTTGCTGCCTATGGTCAGCACTCGCTAACGGAGCGCTATTATACCAGTGATTACGATATTTCTGGGTTCAACAGTCAGTTCATGGGAACCGGCATTCGGATGGCCCCTCCGGGTGGTGTGTTGGGCATCGGGCATTTGCAAAGTGTAGAGCTCCGCTATGGGCATTATATCCGCAGTGCCGGTACAGGAATGATAGCCAACAGCATTACGTTTCTGGCAAAAATAAAGTAG
- a CDS encoding Rieske 2Fe-2S domain-containing protein produces the protein MTRYDFLKSLGFTGAALMAALTSCVHDDDSVVNALTISPTDSGTITQPTTSTTSSGTTTQPTSSTTGSSTDLSTITNRLLTINLSTATALKTVGGYIAQSGIVVAQVSAGTYVAVTQTCSHEPQKAIIFNKTVFYCTKHGARFDLTGKGLNSFGSRGLTVYKVATDGTTLIVYS, from the coding sequence ATGACTCGTTACGATTTTCTGAAATCGCTGGGATTCACGGGCGCTGCGCTCATGGCTGCCTTAACCTCTTGTGTCCATGACGACGATTCAGTGGTGAACGCTCTGACCATCTCTCCAACCGATAGTGGCACTATCACACAGCCGACCACAAGCACAACATCCAGTGGCACAACAACCCAGCCGACCTCGTCTACAACTGGCAGTAGCACTGATCTGAGTACGATCACCAACCGGCTTCTGACAATCAACCTGAGCACGGCTACGGCGCTGAAAACAGTAGGCGGATATATTGCCCAGAGTGGCATTGTGGTTGCACAGGTTAGTGCTGGCACCTACGTGGCCGTAACCCAGACCTGTAGCCATGAGCCCCAGAAAGCGATTATTTTCAACAAAACGGTGTTCTATTGTACCAAACACGGGGCCCGGTTCGACCTGACCGGTAAAGGACTAAACAGTTTCGGAAGTCGCGGCCTTACGGTTTATAAAGTAGCAACCGATGGAACAACCCTGATTGTATATAGTTAA
- a CDS encoding gliding motility-associated C-terminal domain-containing protein → MRTSTFRILLGLLASALSFASWATHQVGGQLEMKAVGDLPGHYHITVINYLEDGTRGAAMQSSTGNLGIFRKSDNAVMMTFAVRESTARQPIIFSNEYCSDLRNLRFIVLTYEADIQLTPANYSDSQGYYISYQTRNRNAGINNINNPAQTGFTFYLEFPALQQNGDLFVNSSPHFAAINGEYVCLGDPFTFPFGGTDPDGDELRYSMITPLNQKSTGNNGQNTVSAGPYPEITWLSGYTAANAMPGSPTLSVDPQTGQLSVTATQEGLFVFAVKVEEYRNGVKIGEVRRDFQFLVIDCPPATTPDPTVKILNRALGLQNATICRGDSVMLQATINADWNYQWRRDGINLSNATNSLLTVHEQGTYTLVVSLKATCSKTGNSQPIQVQVVGAVGKLNASGHLCATTGSIAIDVTGSTGVTYQWYFNGQAMSGKTTDTIQTLTPGKYWVALTQQSTGCVTRTDTVAIDRSAAVRAVIQTQNGSHKICPQESLLLTGSGGMSYVWGKDGQVLSGVTTAQYSVKAAGVYSLTATDIYGCTGESEDLVVEQIPPVTVTLDSIPAMCGTNVAAINLIGSPSGGDYAGAGVYEGQFNAQTAGIGSHLITYTVKPAPECAGTVAARMAIVAPIPTIQLADSITTYKGNTFTMNPVYTGNPNQFLWTSATYLDADTIANPTVTNIINDITYTIDVKNSSGCEARDTIHITVYERIWIPDAFTPNGDGMNDVFQLPGIEAFPEAVVTIFNRWGEVVFRSRNDYLKKPFDGTLNGTELPTGVYPFILRPIPGKPPIQGRLLLIRDRN, encoded by the coding sequence ATGCGAACATCTACTTTTCGAATTCTTCTCGGGCTTCTGGCATCGGCGCTTTCGTTTGCTTCCTGGGCAACTCATCAGGTTGGTGGGCAGTTAGAAATGAAGGCTGTAGGCGATTTGCCCGGTCATTATCATATCACGGTTATCAACTACCTCGAAGATGGCACCCGTGGCGCAGCCATGCAGTCGAGTACGGGCAATTTGGGAATTTTCCGAAAGAGCGACAATGCGGTGATGATGACCTTTGCAGTTCGGGAAAGCACCGCCCGGCAACCCATCATCTTCAGCAACGAATACTGTTCTGATCTGCGAAATCTTCGCTTCATTGTACTGACCTACGAAGCTGATATTCAGCTAACGCCCGCCAACTACAGCGACTCGCAGGGATACTACATCTCCTACCAGACCCGCAATCGGAACGCCGGTATCAATAATATCAATAACCCGGCGCAAACCGGCTTTACGTTTTATCTGGAATTTCCGGCACTTCAGCAAAACGGAGACTTGTTTGTCAATTCGTCGCCCCATTTTGCAGCCATTAACGGCGAATATGTTTGTCTGGGCGACCCATTCACGTTTCCGTTTGGCGGTACCGATCCTGATGGTGATGAGTTACGCTATTCGATGATAACTCCTCTAAACCAGAAAAGTACAGGCAACAATGGTCAAAATACCGTTTCAGCAGGTCCATATCCCGAAATAACGTGGCTGTCGGGCTATACTGCTGCCAATGCCATGCCCGGTAGCCCAACCCTATCGGTCGATCCACAAACCGGGCAGCTTTCGGTAACAGCTACCCAGGAGGGGTTGTTCGTCTTTGCCGTTAAAGTAGAAGAATACCGAAATGGTGTAAAAATTGGTGAAGTGCGCCGTGATTTTCAGTTTCTGGTGATCGACTGCCCCCCGGCTACCACACCCGATCCAACGGTTAAGATTCTGAATCGCGCCCTGGGCCTACAGAATGCAACCATCTGCCGGGGCGACTCGGTTATGTTACAGGCAACAATTAACGCGGACTGGAATTACCAATGGCGCCGGGATGGGATCAACTTAAGTAATGCCACCAATTCGTTGTTAACTGTTCATGAACAAGGCACCTATACGCTGGTTGTTTCGCTGAAAGCGACCTGTAGTAAAACGGGTAATTCGCAGCCTATTCAGGTTCAGGTAGTCGGAGCCGTGGGCAAACTCAATGCCAGTGGTCATTTATGCGCTACCACTGGCTCTATTGCCATCGATGTGACCGGCAGCACGGGCGTAACCTACCAATGGTATTTTAATGGGCAAGCCATGTCGGGAAAGACTACCGACACCATTCAAACCCTAACACCCGGAAAATACTGGGTTGCTTTAACACAGCAATCGACCGGTTGCGTAACCCGCACCGATACGGTTGCCATCGACCGGTCGGCGGCCGTACGGGCTGTGATTCAGACCCAGAATGGCTCCCATAAGATTTGCCCGCAGGAATCATTACTACTGACGGGGAGTGGCGGAATGAGCTATGTCTGGGGAAAAGATGGACAGGTTCTTTCCGGCGTCACAACGGCACAATACAGCGTTAAAGCGGCTGGTGTGTATAGCCTCACGGCCACCGATATATATGGTTGTACTGGCGAATCGGAGGATTTAGTGGTGGAGCAGATCCCCCCCGTAACGGTTACCTTAGATTCCATTCCTGCTATGTGTGGCACGAATGTAGCTGCCATAAACCTGATTGGAAGCCCCTCCGGTGGCGACTATGCCGGAGCCGGAGTCTACGAAGGTCAATTTAATGCGCAAACCGCTGGTATAGGTAGTCATCTGATTACCTATACGGTTAAACCTGCCCCCGAATGCGCCGGAACGGTAGCGGCCCGGATGGCGATAGTAGCTCCTATTCCGACCATTCAACTAGCCGATTCGATCACAACCTATAAGGGAAATACGTTTACGATGAACCCGGTTTATACGGGCAATCCGAATCAGTTTCTCTGGACATCAGCTACCTATCTGGATGCCGACACTATTGCCAACCCCACTGTTACAAACATCATCAACGACATTACGTATACGATCGATGTAAAGAACAGTAGCGGCTGTGAAGCCCGCGACACCATTCATATTACAGTTTACGAGCGCATCTGGATACCGGATGCCTTCACACCTAATGGCGACGGCATGAACGATGTATTTCAGCTACCCGGTATCGAAGCCTTTCCCGAAGCCGTCGTTACGATTTTTAATCGCTGGGGCGAGGTCGTTTTTCGCTCCAGAAACGATTATCTCAAAAAACCTTTTGATGGAACCCTAAACGGCACTGAACTCCCTACAGGCGTCTATCCTTTCATCCTACGACCCATTCCGGGTAAACCCCCAATTCAGGGACGCCTGCTGCTGATCCGCGACCGAAACTAG